GTGTCTCCGTGGTAAGGTTAGCGGGGTGGGGACGGGGGCTTCTTCGGCAGGTCGTCGCAGTCTGGCACCATCGTTGAATGGAGACGAGTTTGGGAAAGGTCTTTTAGGGGGGAATAATTTTTGAGTTCCCAGCGTGCGGGGGAAGGGCGGGACGGGAGGGTGCCCCAAGGCCTGAGAAGATCAGTGTGGGCCAGGGGTCAGGAATAACCTGGGAGGGGGCCTTGTATGGGGGAAATAGTTGGGAAGGGGAGAGACGAGATGAAAGGGGCCTCAGCGGGTCATCTCTTGTGTATGCAGGGTCGTTCTGTAGTGTCTCTGGGAGATGGCGTCCCTGGGAGCCCTCAGGTCGCCCCTACCCGCTGCGGGGTGCTTTCCTGGCGTCACGCCTTCCTGGCCTCTGGAGGGAAGGAAGTGAAACTCTCCTCTTCACCCACCCGGCTGGAATGCGAGTCAGGAAGGCCGGGGCTCCAGCCTGCTCCGGCTGCCCAGGCCGGGGATGGGGAGGGGCGTGGCCGGAGCACAAAGCCCCGCCCCTCCGCGCCCCACCTCCGGAAGCCCCGCCGCTGCCCGCTGAGGCGATCACGGGCCCTGCCCTAATATGGGCAACCGGAAGCGGCCCGCGCGACTGCCCTACGTCACTCCGTCCAAATTTAGTTGTGGAAGTCAGCGGGCGCTGGTGGCGGGAAGGCGCCGCGAGCCAGTGCGGGCGGAAAGGGGAGGTGCACCACCCCTTAaagggcccgcaccagaaatgaaTGGAGCCATTCGAACAATTCTGCATTCTATTTTTGGAGGAATTGGAATTAGGATTTCTTGGAGAGACGGCGCGTAGCGGAGGGTAGGGCGGAGGTTTTCTATCTGCTCTGTCTCTGCATTGCTGGGTTTCCAGCTCCCAACAGAACCCCGCCTCCCCGAGCGCGGAGGCGGAACTCGGCCCCCTTGTTTGGGGGGCGGCAGCCACGTGTTCACGGGGACTGTCGTGCGCGCCGGGTTAGCAGCCGTGCGAGCTCTGAACCCACCCGTGGAGCTCCTTTAGCGGGAAACTGCGGGAGAATGGCTTGGTACGAATCACGGGAACCTGTAGAGGGTCACCGCCTACAAGCAAGGGCTGGCGTACCCTAGAGACCGAGGAGCTGAGGCCCCAGTGGCCCGCTTTCACAGCAGTAGCAAATATTGTTTGTTTAGTAAATATTGGCCCAGTGACTCTGACTTGGTTTCCCCACTTGAAGGAAGCAGATAGAACAGTATCCTCCGAGGAGTGGAGGCTGGGGATCGGTGAATTATTGATAAAGGGGAGCTCTTAACCTAGCCTGGCACGTTGTAAGCGTTGTTAGCATGATTATCGGTGCAGAAGACGCTCATTAGACACACCTGGTAAATGCTAAGAACAGTGGCCACAGGGGATGTTCAGGCTGGAACCCGGGTCTTCCCTTGTGTGAAGAGAAACTTGCTGCCCACTACCCACTGGGGCCTCCAGACGTGAGCATGTGGGTAGGCCGTGAGCTCCACCCCCGGCCCCCCTCCCTTGGGCCAAGGCGCTGATGCATCGGCGGGGCTCAGAGAAAGGAGCCCACCCAGAAAGCTCAGCGTGGAGTCGGGGGACGCTCCTCCTCGCCAGGGTTCCCGTCCCCTTTCTCTGCTGGGTAAATCGCATTCTGTCGCTTTAAGGAGTGTTTGGCCGCGACGATTTGGAAAGCCCGGATGCGTCCTTCGGTTGGGCGGGGCGTCTCAGTGACGTCATTGGGGGTATAAAAGGGCCTGGGTGGCGGGCGCCTGGGCAGAGCGTCCTAGCAGTGTCACTGCGTGGGTTGGTTCGTGTAGAAAGGCGTGAGCGAGCCTGTTGGCCGGAGTGCACCTGCTGCCTGTTCTGTCCGTCCCGGGAGCCCCCGCCGCTGTCGCCGTCGAGTCGCCATGGAAGTGCAGAAGGAGGCACAGCGCATCATGACCCTGTCGGTGTGGAAGATGTATCACTCCCGCATGCAGCGCGGTGGCCTGCGGCTGCACCGGAGTCTGCAGCTGTCGCTGGTCATGCGCAGCGCCCGGGAGCTCTACCTCTCGGCCAAGGTGGAGGCCCTCGAGCCCGAGGTGTCCTTGCTGGCCGCCCTCCCCTCTGACCCTCGCCTGCACCCACCCCGAGAAGCCGAGTCCACGGCCGAGACCCCCGACGGTGAGCACCCGTCTCCGGAGCCAATGGACACGCAGGCGCCGACAGCCGAGGAGACCTCCGCCTGCTGTGCCCCGCGCCCCGCCAAAGTCAGCCGCAAACGACGCAGCAGCAGCCTGAGCGACGGCGGGGACACTGGACTGGTCCCGAGCAAGAAAGCCCGtctggaagaaaaggaagaagaggagggggcGTCATCTGAAGTCGCCGATCGCCTGCAGCCCCCTCCGGCGCAAGCGGAGGGCGCCTTTCCCAACCTGGCCCGCGTCCTGCAGAGGCGCTTCTCCGGCCTCCTGAACTGCAGCCCCGCGGCCCCTCCGACGGCGCCGCCAGCGTGCGAGGCAAAGCCCGCTTGCCGCCCGGCGGACAGCATGCTCAACGTGCTCGTGCGGGCCGTGGTGGCCTTCTGAGGACCCCGAACGGCGCTGCCGGAGGCCAGAGCGCGCGTCGAACCGTCGGCCCGAGGGCGCAGACCCGAGGCGAGGCCACCCCCCTCCATCCCGGGGGAAGCGCCCGCGAAAACCGTGGAGAGAAGCCGCCGCCCGGGCTGCTGAGAAGCCCAGAGAGGGACTCTGTCCCCGGGGAGCCATCGCCTTCAGTGTGCAGCGACGGCACCGAGGAGTCTAAGCCGGGGGCGCGGGCGCCTTCCGCAGAGATCTGCGCCCACAGGTGCTGTCTTAGTGGACTGGGACGTGAACCTTTCGCTCTCCTTCTGGACTGGGAGAAGGGAggcttggggtttttttgttttgttttgttttaaagatctCAGGGTCGGACTTCATTTTGTACTGTGGGCTGTGCTGGCCCTTTCAAGGTTTTTCAAGAGTTGGTTTTGCGTTTCCAACCTCGGAGAATTCCAGGCACTCCCCTTCCCCCTCTGCTGACATACTTGTATAAGCGGTCATCGTTGCGTCATGGGGCAGGCGTGGGGAGCTTCCTGTCGCCTTGCGTGGGTGTGGGGCCTGGGAGGAGGGTCTGGGGCGTGCACCCGctctgggaagtggggaggaaAGTGGTCTGAGTCACTTCACCCCCGCGTGCTGCTGGTTAATGTCCCGCGCCTCTGCACCTTCGGGTGGGAGCGGGGGCTGATCTGGTTTCACATTCAAGTTTTTCTCATCTGCATTAGAGATGCCCAGTAGGTTCCCAGGTTCCAGCGTGCCCCTCCCTCAGACACGTGGACACAATCAGCCGAGAAGTTCCTGGTCTTCATCACGAGAATGTGGAGGGGTGTGGGGGGTGTCAGTGGAAAGGCATAAGGCTGAGCTGAGACCAGTTGCTGGTGAAACTGGGCCAATCTGGGGAGGGGAACATCCTTGCCAGGGAGTTTCTGAGGGTCTGTTTTGTTTACCTTTCGTGCGGTGGATTCTTTTTAACTCCGTCTACCTGGCGTTTTGTTAGAAATATCagataggaaaataaaaactatttgagTAAAAAAGCCGGTACTGTCTGGTTTTCTGCTctggtgggggaggggcggggtTAAAGGGTCAGCGGCTCGCTGGGGCCCCAAGAACCGGTCTGACCGGTTACCACGTGGGCGAGAGAGGGCTGGGCCCCGGTTTCCTTGCCGGAGCATTCCCTAACTGGTGGAGACCCGCCCCCCCCAGGTTTGGGGGTTCCCTCGAAATTGTCCTACAACCCCGGGACAGGGAGGTCGGGGCTTTCTGAGTTGAGACAATAGTGCTAAATACACTGCCCCAAGCGGAGCTGGGGATCGATCGCACGCACTTTGAAGCCTTGGAAGGTGGTAGATCTCGCCCCCACCCCCTAGACCAAACTGAATCAGCTGCGGCCGGGGCCCTACAGTCTCAGGTGGAGCTGAGCGGGTGAGCTTTGAAGGGCTCTTTATTCCCCAATTCCCGTATCTTCCTCGAGGAATCGCTGTGTGTCTCAGGCAGGGACgtgctgcctcagtttcctcatctgtgaactgGGCCTCTAAGCAGCTTCTCCACCCGgcagtaggtttttaaaaatgcccATTAGAGCCCTAGTTACTTTCTTGGGTCACTCCCCAGCTCTAGAATAACCACCCTGAAAGGAGAAAGCCCTTTCAATATACCCAACGTAGGTTTAGGAGTGGGGTTGTGGGCGTTGCCCCAGGGCGAAGGGAGGGGGCCTGTCGGGAAGACAAAGGAGTCGCAGGTGCGGGGAGTGGTGGCGGCGGGGGGCGCCAGGAAAGCTctcgccccgccccctcccccgaCGGCTGGCTCTGCCGCCGCAGGCTTCCCATGACCCCAGGGGAACTGACCCGGTGGCTGGAGTGTAGAAGGAGGGGCAAGCCGGCCTCAACGTCTGCTGGTGGAATCTGGGAGCTTTGGCTCCCCTCCTGCCCAACCCACACCCCCTTTCCCCTCCTGTGTGAATTGTGAAGGAGAGCTTCTCACCGCTCTCCCCCAGCCAAGCTCGCCCCCACGGCTGCCTGATTCCTTCCTGGGAACACGTGGGGGGACTTTTAAAAGGCGCCACCTACTCCGAGTCTTGACCCACCCAACTCCCCCAGGGGATGTGGGGGTACTGGAGCCCCACACCGCAGGCGGTAGCTCAATGTACCGGCGTCGGAGTTCCTCCCCCGCGAGCGTGGCAAGGCTCAGGGAAGTCCCGGGCCCCTGGGGAGGGGGCCTTACCGCGCATCCTGTCGCAGGAACCGCCGGGCCCTTCCTTCCGCGGGAAGCGGCTTGGccgacccccgcccctgcccgggCCTCTTGGGGGTTTCCGGTGCTCGGCCACCGTGGGGCTGGGGACTGAAAGTGATGGGAGGGAAGATGGGGCTGGAACAAACATTACAGACACATCCCCTTAAGACACACCCATCCCCAAGACCCCATTGGACCCATCAGAAAAGGCAGCATTGAACCTTGTCACAGCAAATAACATTGGTGAGGCCTGGACTAATTGATTGGACACTGGCTGTGAAAACTAAAAAGGTCACCCATCTTGTGACCAGCAGGTTCCAGCAGGGAACCCCAAGCCTGCTGCAGGAGACTCCAGAAAGGTGTTTGCTGCTGGCTTGTACTAAATTGGCACAAACTGCAAACAGCACAGCCTACATGACCATCCTCCCAGATGGGTCCTCCCCAGAGGATAAAAGGCCCGAGCCAGACAGAACTACACACACAGGCCACACAGATAATTCAGAACCAGAAACATGATGCTGAGTGACAAAGGCCAGCTGCAGAAGTCAGGTAAGAAGCACATATTCcgggcccagcacggtggctcacgcctgtaatcccagcactttggaaggctgaggtgggccgatcacctgaggtcaggagttcgagacaagcctggtcaacatggtgaaaccccatttctaccaaaaatacaaagattagccgggcaaggtggcaggcgcctgtaatcccagctatccggaggctgaggcaagagaatcgcttgaacccgggaggaagaggttgcagtgagccgagatggtgtcactgcactccagcctgggctacagaaaagaatctgtctcaaaaaaaaaaaaagaagaagaaagaagaagaagaaagaaagaagatatactggagggagggagacaaccaggtctactttctttttcttgctatgcatccttgagcaagtcacttgacctctctgggcctgtttccccAACTGTATATTGGGGACAATAATAGTCCCTGCCTTTTAGGTTTGTTGTAAGGATTGAGATTACGCGTGTAATCCTTATAACAGACCTagtagagtgcctggcacatagaaaatgcTAAATGTGCTGGGtgccgtggttcatgcctgtaaccccaaaaatttaggaggctgaggtgggaggatcacttgaggccaagagttttcAGTGCAATCATGGCCCAATGTAGCCatgtagcctcgaactcccaggctcaagcaatcctcccacctcagcctcccaagcaggttGGACCACAGGTTCAggcaccatgcacagctaatttcttttctttctttctttctctttccttctttcttcctttttctttcctttctctttctttctctctctctctctcccttttctttcttttctttccctccctcccttcctttctttcttcctttcctttctttcttttgactagagtctctctctctctctgtcacccaggctggagtgcagtggcttgatcacagttcactgcagccttgagctcctgggctcaagcaatcctcccacctcagcctccggactagctgggactacgctaccacatccagctaatttttcttttttttcttcttctctctcttttcttccttctctttcttttttgtttttgacagagtctcgctctgttgtcaggctggagtacagtggcgcaatctcagctcactgcaaccccggcctcccagattcaagcagttcccccgcctcagcctcccaagtagctgggactacaggctcacaccacgacgcctggctaatttttttttttttccaccggTTGTCAAATGAccctttattgaaatatttttctttgtgcttgGCATTTCACAGCACCACTgtgggttttttggggtttttttttttttgagtcggagtcttgctctgtcgcccaggctggagttcagtggcacgatcttggctcgctgcaagttccacctcccgggttcacgccattctcctgcctcagcctcccgagtagctaggactaccggcgcctgccaccacgcccggctaatttttttgtattgtatttttagtagagacggggtttcaccttgttagccaggatggtctcgatctcctgaccttgtgatccgcccgcctcggcctcccaaagggctgggattacaggcgtgagccaccgtgcccagccagcaccACTGTTGACGTCATCTATGATGTCACGAGGGTGGCGGCCATCAACATTACAGCCCACAGACTGGGCAGTCCCTAGGATCTGTTTGATGGTTCCAGAGAGTTCTCTGGCTAAAGATCGGTGCCACATCTGTCAAGTAATGTTGACTATCTCATCAAAAGTGATATTCCCATTGTGtctaatgtttttctgtttctttctcttggtgGTTCCTTGAGGGCTTTGATGAtcagggcagaggcagaaggcacCACCTCAATCTGGGCCTGTCTGTTCCGAATGGTCAGTTTCACTGTAATCCTCAGGCCCTTCCAGTCACCTGTTGCCTTGGCAAGGTCATTACTAagcttttttggagacagacctGGGGGGCCGATCTTGGGGGCTAGCGCAGAAGTGGCACCCCCTTCAGCCCGGGTGCACCTCAGGTATACAAATTTGAACTCGTTGGGGTTGAACTTTGGCAGCATGGTGGAGGCGA
This portion of the Pongo abelii isolate AG06213 chromosome 20, NHGRI_mPonAbe1-v2.0_pri, whole genome shotgun sequence genome encodes:
- the IER2 gene encoding immediate early response gene 2 protein → MEVQKEAQRIMTLSVWKMYHSRMQRGGLRLHRSLQLSLVMRSARELYLSAKVEALEPEVSLLAALPSDPRLHPPREAESTAETPDGEHPSPEPMDTQAPTAEETSACCAPRPAKVSRKRRSSSLSDGGDTGLVPSKKARLEEKEEEEGASSEVADRLQPPPAQAEGAFPNLARVLQRRFSGLLNCSPAAPPTAPPACEAKPACRPADSMLNVLVRAVVAF